The following DNA comes from Spirulina major PCC 6313.
AGAAATACTCTCATCCTTGCTCCCATAAGTACACCTGTTCTTTGTACTCACTCTTTACATCTCTCAATCTACCTCTCTTTTTCTACCCTGGCCTACTTAGTAAGTATATTTATGTCAATACATTGGCTCTATTGACATAGGCGAGAACGATAAAATAGGACTTCTCATTATATTCATGTCGCTCGAAAGCCAATGCACACTTTGGACACAATTTTCTTGCGCTTACCCTGGAGATGCACCTTTTTTTTGCGTACTAAGCTAAATGATAGATAATGAATCTGAAAATATTTTTTTAGGCATCCATACCAGTAATGTTCTATTTTTCCCATAAGTTCATTCAAATGTGTTCCGTTGTTATGGTTGCTGCTCTGGCCTTGCTGGTTTGGTCTTGCGCCTTACCCGCTCAAGCCAATGCTAACTTTGAGCGACAGGTGCTAGAGGTGATTCAACAGCATCCAGAAGCCATCATGGAATCTGTCCAAAACTACAAACGCCAACAACGTGAGCAAATCCAAGCCACCCAAGAAGCCTTTGCTCAAGACTTGATTACTCAACCCGATGGAATTGTTGGCTCTTCACCGCGCACAGGTGATCTCGAAAATCGGGCGATCTTATTAGAATTTTCTGATTTTCAATGTCCATTTTGTGCCAAAGCCCATGACACGATTAAAACGTTTGTGGCGCAGCATTCGGATCAAGTGACGTTGGTGTATAAACATCTGCCATTGGCTTCGATTCACTCCCAAGCAATCCCGGCAGCAAAAGCAGCTTATGCCGCCCAACAACAGGGTCAATTTTGGGAATTTCATGATGCTTTATTCCAAAATCAAGACCAACTCGGGGAGGAATTTTATCTGAAAACAGCACGTCAACTACATTTGAATC
Coding sequences within:
- a CDS encoding DsbA family protein; protein product: MVAALALLVWSCALPAQANANFERQVLEVIQQHPEAIMESVQNYKRQQREQIQATQEAFAQDLITQPDGIVGSSPRTGDLENRAILLEFSDFQCPFCAKAHDTIKTFVAQHSDQVTLVYKHLPLASIHSQAIPAAKAAYAAQQQGQFWEFHDALFQNQDQLGEEFYLKTARQLHLNLEQFERDRANAMEIISEDTNLATQMKINGTPFFMFQGQVFSGAVPIEKFENLL